CTGGAGACACAACTGGCACTACCACTGGGAATACGAATGGAAATGCAGACCAACCGACTGATGCTGTCACCTCAGCTTCCATAGTGGACAGTGAGGCGAACTTCAAAAAGGCGATTAGTAAAGAGGGAACCTGGATTATTGCAACGTTAAGGGATATGACCTTCACTGAAGATCTCATTTTAGAAGGCGAATTCACCAACAAGGACAAACCAGCGCGTAAAATTGCCCTTTACACACAGGATGCGGATAAAAATATAACCAATTCCTTTACTCTAACGGCACCTAAGATAACCATCAGAAGTACAAATGCACGAATCCAAGGGGGAACATTTATTGGTGATGTGTATGTCGAAGCCAACGGCTTTCAGGTCGTAAATGCAAAAATACAGGGCAATGTCTATTTCGCCAAAGATGAATACCAAGCAACGTATGATCCGTCTGATCAAGGAAGTGTAACCGGGGTTACGGAAGTTCAAAAATAATATCAGAGTAGGAAAAAGGTGTTCTGAAGTCGATGAGACCGAGGAGCATCTTTTTTGAATTCAAAAGGCTCAATCTTAACTCAGAGGTTGACTATATGAGCGAACAGAGCGAAGGGTCGGAGGGATTCTGGAGAAACGGTAGTGTTCGCCTTTAAAGCCTGATTTCAACCTATAATTCACTTTACAATCAAGAAATTAGACTTTAACAGCGATCGCAAGAACCCTCCGAACCCGTAGTGACTTGTTTCACAAACATTCAAGCACTGATTTTGGTTTTGAGCCTTTAATCATACATAGAAATGAGGCACGGCAATGATGGCTTTTTCCCGAATAGCAGCGGTATTTCTCTCCCTGCTGGCGCTTGTAAGCTGTGGTGATCAACAGATTGAGCAACATCCGGTATACCGTATTCAAGCAGGTAGTGATTTGAAAATATTCGTCACCACGGATATCCATTATTTATCTAAAAGTCTGACAGATGGGGGTGCAGCATTCCAAAGAGACCTCGCTCTAGGGGATGGCAAGCAGCTTCGTTACAGCGAGGAGTTGATGAAAGCCTTCGCTTATGATGTACAAATACAAAAGCCGGATATTACGCTGATCAGCGGAGATTTGACGAATAACGGAGAGAAGCAAAGCCATCTGGATATGGCAGGTCACCTGAAAGCGATGGAAAGCAGCAGCGGGACGCAAGTCTATGTTATCCCAGGCAATCACGATCTGTTGAACCCTTGGTCTAAAAGCTTTAAGGGTCAACATCAATATAAAGCGGATTCTATCTCCCCCAAAAAATTCCGGAAAATTTATGCCCCGTTTGGCTATGATGAAGCGTTATCTAAGGATCGTCACTCCTTAAGCTATTTGGCGACTCCTTCAGATAAGCTGTGGCTTCTGATGTTGGATACGAATATGTACCGTAATAATAAAGAGCTTAGACATCCTCAGCTTGAGGGGAGGTTGTCTTCTTCTACCTTGAAATGGATAGATCAATGCGGGAAGCTGGCCAAGCAAAAGGGCGCGATAATCGTGGGTGTTATGCATCACAGCCTGCTTGATCATAGCGAGCTTATGCATGATGGCTTCACGATTCAGAATACACAGAAGGTTAGCGAGGTTTTATTAAGAAATGGAATAGTTACGGTCTTCAGCGGACATATTCATATTCAGGATATTAGTTCTTATAAGCAAGGCACCGAACAAATCTATGATGTAGCGAATAGCGCATTATCGGTATACCCACACCAATTTGGTATAATGACTTACTCTAATGCGAATCATGCTTTAGATTTCAGCACCTCTCCGCTTCACATGGAACTATGGGCGGCTGCCCATAGAGTTGCTGACCCTAATCTTCAACATTTCAAGCCGTACAGCGGATCATCTTTCGGACAATTATCATTCAATGGAAGCTACCGGCGTTTGACCCAAAACCTCAGCTACACCAAGTATACGGAGCCCCAGCTTCAGGCTATGGCGAACGTTATTCAACGTCTTCACAAGAACTTTTTTGCCGGAAGCCGTGTTGAAGACTTGGATGACATAACCTCTTCCGAAGGATATCAACTGTGGCTTACTGCGCCCCCCGGATCACAGAAAAACTATGTCCTGCAATTGGCTCATCAACGTGACAAAGATAACCAACATTTACATGTAACGTTTCCTTGATTGATAACTCCATAACCTTAGCAATTTATTGATTTAATGCTTGGGGGTGAAGGCTTATTATGGCAAAAGCCACCTCTATACCATTCACCAGCAGCGCTATCTTGTGCTCCCCTGCATAATGGCGGCGGGTTGTCAGGTCGGACCATCGATGAGTTCGCGTTCCCTTTAGACTGGTACCCCCAGGTACGGTTTTATCAGATAACAAAAACAATTTGCGGGATGTCCGCCCGGTGGCCTTCACGAAGTCAATTCCGTATTCGATACGGATCCGCGCGGATTCACCTTCTCTTATACTTAACTCAAAATTCAGTGTGCAGCTCCCGCCAATTTGGACTACCCGGGGATCCACAAGTATTGAGGCCCCAACTGTAAGGGGAGATGATTCCTCAGAAGTCGCATAACCAAATAAGGACATTATTTCAGGATCGGCTCTTCGAATTAAGGTACGGCAACCATGCCGAACAATCCAGTCTGTATTCGGATGTACACCCTTCCAGCGGCGGGCTACTTCAAGTACCACTTCCGGGTGATCCTTTGCGATATCGTTCAAATGATTAGCTACACTCTTACGTACATAGAGTGATGTGTCCGCCTTAAGCTGCTCCAGTACAGGAAGTACCGGCGCTGGATCATTCTTGAACATTGGAAGTGCCTGTCCCCAAGGCAAACGCGGTCGGCAGCCTTCACTCGCAAGCCTCCGAACATGCTCACCCGGATGTTTTGACCAAATCTCCATTTGGCGCATCATTTTTTCTGGCTCCCGTAGTAGAAACGGCCTGACAGCAAATTCAGCAGAAGACTTCGAGGTGAATCTCTCCAACGCCTTCATAGACAAATCCCAATCTTCCTCCGCTTGCCCGAATACCTCTACAAAATCAGGGAAAAAGAGGTACGGAAAGCCGACGCACTCCTCTTCAATCGTGAATAGAACCTCCAACGCCTCTGCATACGGAAGATTCAGATGAGTTCCCAGTGATTCAGTAATCCTCCTCATCCGCGCTTTGAGCTCCAGTTCATCCCATGGAGATGCCATTGTAGTTGCAATAAAGCCCTCCGTATCAAACGTCCCGTGAACAGCATGAACCTGCTGACCGAAACGACGCAAAAAATCCTCATTATACATAGCCTTTAAAGGTTCCGCCACTCTCTTGTCCTCCCATATGCTAACTCAGCACTCTAGTTCACTTTGGAAAATCTTATCATAGAGAACTGGACAACCTTATGTCATATTGATTTTATTGGCCGAGTATATCGAACTGCCGGGTTTTAAGATGTATGATACGGCTCCTTGTATCGTTCTTAGATATGTAGATAGGCTCCCCAGTAGAATCAATACAGTAGGATATCGGGATGGAGACGCCACAGTTTCGATAGGAGCCATCTGCATGGCTTGTACCTATAATCATCGCATTATATTTTAGAGCAATCTTCGTGGCTTCTTCAATCCACTCTGCGAACTGCTCATCACTGAACATCCCTACTCCAATCGGATGCATAATGATGTCAATCGTCTCTCCGGGGCCCTCCATCCCTTCTAATCCAGCAAACCCTTGCAGAATCTCCACACACAACAAATAGCCTATTGT
Above is a window of Paenibacillus wynnii DNA encoding:
- a CDS encoding metallophosphoesterase, with the protein product MMAFSRIAAVFLSLLALVSCGDQQIEQHPVYRIQAGSDLKIFVTTDIHYLSKSLTDGGAAFQRDLALGDGKQLRYSEELMKAFAYDVQIQKPDITLISGDLTNNGEKQSHLDMAGHLKAMESSSGTQVYVIPGNHDLLNPWSKSFKGQHQYKADSISPKKFRKIYAPFGYDEALSKDRHSLSYLATPSDKLWLLMLDTNMYRNNKELRHPQLEGRLSSSTLKWIDQCGKLAKQKGAIIVGVMHHSLLDHSELMHDGFTIQNTQKVSEVLLRNGIVTVFSGHIHIQDISSYKQGTEQIYDVANSALSVYPHQFGIMTYSNANHALDFSTSPLHMELWAAAHRVADPNLQHFKPYSGSSFGQLSFNGSYRRLTQNLSYTKYTEPQLQAMANVIQRLHKNFFAGSRVEDLDDITSSEGYQLWLTAPPGSQKNYVLQLAHQRDKDNQHLHVTFP